Genomic window (Bacteroidota bacterium):
CTTTTTCCAGGAAAGCCACAATTTGCATGGCGGCTGCGATCCCTGCATTGATATTCGCTTCGGCGGTCTGTGCCCCCATTTTTTTCGGGGTTGCATAGAACCTGCCTTTGAATTTCTCTTCAAGCTGGGGAAGGCAGTCGGGTGCAATGTCGCTTACATAGGTAAAATCCTTTCTTTCCTCAAACATTTTCATCAGTCCATCTTCATCAATCACTTCTTTCCTGGCTGTGTTGACGAGGGTTGCACCCTCAGGCATAAGGGAAAGAAGATTGAAGTTGATGGATTTTTTTGTTTTCTCATTGGCCGGGATGTGCAGGGAAATGTACTGACATGTTTTGTACAGATCTTCTGCGCTATCCAATACCTTCACACCGTCGGCTTCTATGTCGCTTTTGGCAACAAAGGGGTCGAAGGCATAGATATCCATACCGAAACCTTTTCCAATTCTGGCCACAAGCTTACCAACATTACCGTAAGCGTGAATGCCCAGGGTCTTGTCCTTGAGTTCGGTTCCCGATTTGCCGTTAAACTGCCCGCGTGCCTGATACACCATCATCCCGAATGCCAGTTCTGCCACGG
Coding sequences:
- a CDS encoding 3-phosphoglycerate dehydrogenase, which gives rise to MAKVLVATEKPFAAKAVSDIRKVISDAGYELVLLEKYTDKADLLKAVADVDAIIIRSDIVDKEVIDAAKNLKIVVRAGAGYDNIDLGAATAKNVVAMNTPGQNSNAVAELAFGMMVYQARGQFNGKSGTELKDKTLGIHAYGNVGKLVARIGKGFGMDIYAFDPFVAKSDIEADGVKVLDSAEDLYKTCQYISLHIPANEKTKKSINFNLLSLMPEGATLVNTARKEVIDEDGLMKMFEERKDFTYVSDIAPDCLPQLEEKFKGRFYATPKKMGAQTAEANINAGIAAAMQIVAFLEKGDRTFQVNK